One part of the Magallana gigas chromosome 5, xbMagGiga1.1, whole genome shotgun sequence genome encodes these proteins:
- the LOC105336336 gene encoding uncharacterized protein: protein MPAHCCAYGCKSRQTAGENIKFFRIPKDEHLRAKWISAIKRDDWEPSDHARICSKHFINGQPCRDPTNPDYVPSVFCHRPIKEGVLQEKVQRHKRLVERKENIARSESAQALLTLSMDKPEKCAGTATQTPVVHHCDSEVQSDITLPVMTSLIVTNQFLKNICDSNAVTIKEQQLDQQRAHEICRKQEDEFKSLESRLQKKEEENTQLLEELKKKTLSFKTIEGDDKKTKFYTGFPNFKTFHAVFLETSSKVKRKKTKLSKEDELLLTLVKLRRNLAMTDLAYRFNISQSSVTNIFHAWLDALYATLGGLVHWPETDVCQLPEVFQNEVFRKVKCVIDCTEIFIERPSNLKARAQTYSNYKRHNTIKILVGASPSGCITFLSSCWGGRVSDRQITTESGILDKLLPGDVVLADRGFNMTEDFALKGAQLIVPAYTKGKSQLPKEDVEKSRMMSRARIHIERVIGRLKDFEIIKGPLPINFVKRKSDSQVTCGDKIVRVVAAIVNTNDAIL from the exons ATGCCGGCCCATTGTTGTGCATATGGTTGTAAAAGCAGACAAACAGCAGGTGAAAACATCAAGTTTTTCCGCATACCTAAGGATGAACACCTGAGGGCTAAGTGGATATCGGCCATTAAACGTGATGATTGGGAGCCTAGCGATCATGCCAGGATTTGctctaaacattttattaatg gacaGCCTTGCAGAGATCCAACAAATCCTGATTATGTGCCATCTGTATTCTGCCATCGGCCCATCAAAGAAGGTGTACTCCAGGAAAAAGTTCAGCGCCATAAACGCCTTGTTGAAAGAAAGGAAAACATCGCCAGGAGCGAGTCAGCACAGGCCCTTCTTACTCTCAGTATGGACAAACCAGAAAAGTGTGCCGGGACTGCGACGCAGACACCTGTCGTTCATCATTGTGATTCCGAAGTGCAAAGTGATATCACGCTCCCTGTGATGACTAGTCTCATCGTCACCAACCAGTTCTTGAAAAACATCTGTGATTCCAATGCAGTGACCATCAAAGAACAACAGCTTGATCAACAAAGAGCCCATGAAATTTGTCGCAAGCAAGAAGATGAGTTCAAATCATTGGAATCCAGACTTCAAAAGAAGGAGGAAGAAAACACACAGCTATTGGAAGAGCTCAAGAAAAAGACACTTAGTTTCAAGACTATTGAGGGGGATGATAAGAAAACTAAATTCTACACAGGATTTCCAAATTTCAAAACTTTCCATGCAGTGTTCCTAGAAACATCTTCAAAagtgaaaagaaagaaaacaaagcTGTCGAAAGAGGATGAATTATTGCTGACTCTCGTGAAATTAAGACGAAATCTTGCTATGACAGACCTTGCCTATCGATTCAACATTAGTCAATCCTCAGTTACCAATATATTCCATGCGTGGCTGGATGCTCTATATGCTACTTTAGGAGGACTTGTGCATTGGCCAGAGACTGATGTGTGTCAATTACCGGAAGTGTTCCAGAATGAAGTTTTCCGAAAAGTGAAATGCGTCATTGACTGTACCGAGATTTTCATTGAGAGGCCATCCAATTTGAAGGCGAGAGCACAAACCTACTCAAACTACAAGCGCCATAACACCATCAAGATTCTTGTCGGAGCGAGTCCTTCAGGATGTATAACTTTCCTGTCTTCATGTTGGGGAGGTCGTGTCAGTGATAGACAGATTACTACTGAATCAGGAATTCTTGACAAACTCCTTCCAGGAGATGTGGTACTTGCTGACCGGGGGTTCAACATGACAGAAGACTTTGCCCTAAAAGGAGCTCAGCTGATTGTTCCAGCCTACACAAAGGGGAAAAGTCAGTTACCAAAAGAAGACGTTGAGAAATCTCGCATGATGTCTCGTGCACGGATTCACATTGAACGAGTTATTGGGAGACTGAAGGACTTTGAGATTATCAAGGGCCCATTACCCATAAACTTTGTGAAGAGAAAATCAGACAGTCAGGTGACTTGTGGGGACAAGATAGTGCGAGTTGTTGCAGCTATTGTGAACACTAACGATGCCATTCTGTGA